The following coding sequences lie in one Mycteria americana isolate JAX WOST 10 ecotype Jacksonville Zoo and Gardens chromosome 13, USCA_MyAme_1.0, whole genome shotgun sequence genomic window:
- the LOC142416376 gene encoding vacuolar protein sorting-associated protein 29-like, whose protein sequence is MVSGSRASLPRPAAGLGERPRARRLSVGRLLGPVRPVAAAPAALVSHGQRSPSPPAPCGITWVKTLSFLLLCAKLVLVLGDLHVPHRCSGLPVKFKKLLVPGKIQHILCTGNLCTKESQDYLRTLAGDIHVVRGDSESLNYPEEKVVTVGQFRIGLIHGHQVIPWGDVASLALLQRQLDVDILISGHTHKFEAFEHENKFYINPGSATGAYSALERNIIPSFVLMDIQASTVVAYVYQLIEDDVKVERIEFKKY, encoded by the exons ATGGTGAGCGGCAGCCGAGCTTCCCTACCCCGTcccgctgccgggctgggggAGCGGCCCCGAGCCCGTAGGCTCAGCGTGGGGCGGCTGCTTGGCCCGGTTCGCCCCGTtgcggcggcgcccgccgcctTGGTCTCCCACGGGCAGCGCAGTCCCTCACCTCCGGCTCCATGCGGGA TAACCTGGGTTAAaactctctctttcctcctgctgtgtGCAAAATTGGTGTTAGTATTAGGGGACCTTCACGTCCCACACCGCTGCAGTGGTCTACCGGTGAAGTTCAAGAAGCTGCTGGTTCCAGGAAAGATTCAGCACATCTTGTGTACAGGAAACCTCTGCACAAAGGAGAGCCAGGACTACCTGAGGACTCTGGCTGGGGACATCCATGTTGTTAGGGGGGACTCTGAG AGCCTGAATTATCCTGAAGAGAAGGTTGTAACTGTTGGGCAGTTCAGAATAGGGCTGATTCACGGCCATCAAGTTATTCCTTGGGGTGACGTGGCcagcctggcactgctgcagaggcagctggaTGTGGACATTCTCATCTcgggacacacacacaaatttgaAGCATttgaacatgaaaacaaattctACATCAATCCAGGATCAGCTACAGGAGCCTACAGTGCTTTGGAAAG gaaCATCATCCCTTCATTTGTACTGATGGATATCCAGGCTTCCACAGTTGTGGCTTATGTATACCAACTAATTGAGGATGATGTGAAAGTAGAAAGAATTGAGTTCAAGAAGTACTGA
- the LOC142416643 gene encoding pre-B lymphocyte protein 3-like encodes MPLEKPSSGPCLLWSYSGARASRAQPMLTQPSSVSVLPGQTARLSCTLSPQYNISEFGISWYQQRLGHSLRYLLYYNSEQDKHKPAKIPDRFSATKDLASNACILIIASIRHEDNGNYYCSLPHAFNWF; translated from the exons ATGCCACTGGAAAAACCTTCATCGGGACCCTGCCTGCTCTGGTCCTACTCTGGAGCAAGAG CTTCCAGGGCTCAGCCCATGCTGACCCAGCCATCCTCCGTGTCGGTGCTACCCGGGCAGACTGCTCGGCTGTCATGCACCCTGAGCCCCCAGTACAATATCAGTGAGTTTGGCATCTCCTGGTACCAGCAGCGCCTGGGGCACTCCCTGAGATATCTGCTCTATTACAACTCCGAGCAAGACAAGCACAAGCCTGCCAAGATTCCCGACCGCTTCTCTGCTACCAAAGACCTTGCCAGCAATGCCTGCATCCTCATCATCGCATCCATCCGCCATGAAGACAACGGCAACTATTACTGCTCCCTGCCACATGCCTTCAACTGGTTTTAG